The DNA sequence ATTTTCGCAACGGACAATAAAAAAGACGTATTTTGCCGTTGTTGTCGGTACGCCTCAACCGCTTTCTGGACAAATTCTTGCACCTTTGGGAAAAATTGAGGAGCCAAGCGAAGACGACCTTAAAGTCGGGCGATTTGTTATTGTCGGAGGAGAAAATTCAAAAGAAAGCGAAACGGAATACGAAACAATTAAAACAGAAAACGGGCATTCGCTTGTTCGACTTCACCCGATAACGGGCAGAACCCATCAGTTGCGCGTTCATTTGGCGCATATAGGAACACCGATTGTCGGAGATTTGGCTTACGGATTTGGAGCGGACGAGTATTTGGAATATTGCGCGCAAAAAAACATAACTCCGATAAAAGCCGAAAGGCACCTTTTGCATTGTGCGGAAATGGAATTTACACTCCGCGGCGACAAGTTTCGCGTGTGTTCGTCGTTGCCTAAAGATTTTGAGGTGTTTTAAAAGACCGTCGCCCCTCAAAACCCAACTCTGTTAATGGTAATTCTTTCTAAAAAGGCATCAAACGTTCTCGGTAAATCCGAAAAATCCACCGAAATCATATAGCCGCTGCTTAGGTTTTCCTGTGCGAAAATTATCACACGTCTGCAAGAATTAACTCCCGCAAGTCCCGTGGCAATCGAAAATAATTCGTGTTCGGGCGAAGCGTGCGCGTTTGTTCTTGTGTAGGTAATTCTGCAAGCGTTTCCTTGAGTTGTTAAATTTTCTAAAGTTCCGTGAAATCCGACAATTCTTATTATCGTGAAAACATCCTCACCGAAAACTTCGCGCATTTCCAAGCGAATTTCGTTTGCCTTTTGCACGTTGCCGATTCTTTCAAAACAACCCAAAAGACCAAGCCACGCTCTAAGATTTTGCCTATTGAAAGAAATGGCAAAGCGAAATGCCTTTTCCATATCGAACACGCCTTGATTACCGCAGGCGCTGTTTGCGTTGTCGAGCGCTTCGTTAAATTGCGCAAGTTGTTCCGCTTGGGCGCGCTGTGCGTTTTGTCTGTCTGCTGTGCCGCCGCCTTGTGCAGAATTAGCGTTTGTCTGTGAGGCGGCGCCTCCTGCTTGATTTTGCGCCGATTGTCGAGAACCGCCTGCGCCGAGACTGTCTTGCCTTTCGCGGGCGTTGGGTATCTTAAACATAACAATAACCAAAGCAACGACAACAATTATTAAAACTGCCGTATTAAAAACGACGGGATATTTTTCGTGAAGCGTAAAAGCAGGGAAACTAAAAGTAAATGCAGGAGATTTTTTTTTCTTTTTCTTTTTCTGCGGTTTTTCAGCTAAAAAATCCAACAGGTCGTCATCATTTTGTTGCTTCTTGTGCGAAAAAGGCGACGATTGCACAAGTTTATGTTTGGGAGACGCGGGTGCAATCGGCTCTTCGGGAGAAGTAGATTGCACAAGAGAAGGCTGAACTTCCTCTTCAATATTATTCGACGTTTCTTCTTCTGTGGGCGTCGGCGACTCCATTTGAATTATACGATATTTCACTCCAAATTTTTCGAGCTCGGCTACTGCGTCTTCGAGAATTCCGATATTTTCGCCGTCTTGCCACACAAGATATTCCACGTCTCCTTCGGCAAGCATTGCAAGCATCTGCGTGTAAGAAATATCCGAACGGTTTGCCAAAACTTTGTGGGCAATCATCTTTGCTGTTTTCTCGTTTTCGACAGCGTCCAACATAAGAATGTTTTTCATAAAGAAAGTCCTCGCAATCCTCTTTTTTTACATAATTTTTATATAAAATACAATCTTGTCCGCTACCTTGTGTGTTTTTAATGTATTTTATTGCGGATTTTTGAAAAAAAATACTTGAAAGGAATTTTTAATGGCAAGTGTGAAGAAGCACAGAAAGGCGAAAATCGCTCTGCACAAACGTAAAAAACGTAGTAGAAAAAATCGCCACAAGAAGAAAAAAGTATAAGCACAATTTTGTGTAGGCGAAAAACGGAGACGTAAAATGAAGAAAATTTTATCGGTATCGACAATATTTTTAGCGGCGTTTTTGCTTTTTGCGCAAGACGAAGAAGTCAATCAACCTGCTCCGAACGCTGAAATTTCGGGGCAGGTTTTGCAAAATGTGTTTTTCGTCGGGCTTCAAACAGGTAATCTACCCGAACTTCGCGATAGGTTTGAGGATATGATACGATCACGATGGGGAATGGAAAGCAACATTCGTTTTGTTCCTCGCGACCAAACGCTTCGTATTATAAGGCGGGCATTCCAAGACAGAGCGGTCGAAGTTGACCCCACGCTTTTTAACGAATTGCGAAAGCATAATCTTCAAAACAGCATAGCGCTTTTAGTTTCCGTTGAAGAATACTCTATACAACCCGTTCGCCGTCGTTTAATCGGCGGAAACGCAGAGGGACGGTTAGACGCTCGCTTTCTGTTTTACGATGTAGCACAGGAAAGAGCAATACTTGTAACGCAGACATCAAGCGTATCGCGGATAAAAAAAGGACTGATTTGGTGGAGGTCTCCGAGCGACAGAGTACATATTACGGCTGCCGACCGAATGAAAATCAACACAGAATTGCTTGAAGATGCGGTTGCCAAAGGTTTTGATATGATGAAGATTGCCGTTTCACTAAAAAATAACACTAATTGATTTGCGCCGATATTATTTTTAACGGCGATTTATCCATTTAGAGAAATAAAAGAGGGAGCGTATATGACAGATAAGCAAAAAATGAACAACGTTTTCGACAACAAAGAAGAGTTTGAAAAACTTAACGGGATGTTTTTGAAGGCGATTGAAGACTTTAAGGACTACCGTAGCGGAAACGTAACTTACGGCGAAATAATGTATGTAATGGAATGCGTTTTGGATTCTCTAAGAAATGTTTCCGAAAAGGACGCCCGCGCAAAAAGGTTTACCGACGTCTTCGGCGAAACTCCGTCTTTTACGGTTATGCTTGCCGCAGAGTGTCGCTTAATCGAAACGCTTGTAAAAAAGAAAATACTTTCTTCGCAGGATGAAGCGTATGTTCTCTATGGCGAAGAATAACAAAAGTTTTTCCATCGTAATTCCCGCGATGGAGAAATATATTCCGCTTGTCAGAAGATATGTCATCGAAATTCTTGCGGCGTATAATTTCTGCGGAAGTTTCCTGTATCAAATGGAAATTATCATTGACGAACTTTGTCTGAAAATTG is a window from the Chitinivibrionia bacterium genome containing:
- a CDS encoding RluA family pseudouridine synthase, with the protein product MKLKAKVPIIYNGFTLLDYVSSRFAYLSADEWRVRISENRHSRKGVVLNADSIVFHLDEITYDMPYFEEEPANLDYKILMQTLDFLAIYKPPNLMVHKSKQNFRHNLIYQLREVHKPKFPTANTVNRLDKDTSGIVMVALKKKALNELSLQFSQRTIKKTYFAVVVGTPQPLSGQILAPLGKIEEPSEDDLKVGRFVIVGGENSKESETEYETIKTENGHSLVRLHPITGRTHQLRVHLAHIGTPIVGDLAYGFGADEYLEYCAQKNITPIKAERHLLHCAEMEFTLRGDKFRVCSSLPKDFEVF